A DNA window from Medicago truncatula cultivar Jemalong A17 unplaced genomic scaffold, MtrunA17r5.0-ANR MtrunA17Chr0c01, whole genome shotgun sequence contains the following coding sequences:
- the LOC120577830 gene encoding uncharacterized protein, with product MKNNNNRAVFNFKAKLWKNKEYIILPAQIYQKWKVEFAALSQLYDKNGNFFDCFVRSVGSGKARLASNFRAIRELHHIKKTIDIRFDFVDGMYLVLSPTGTGKPKIPVVNPNPKGFHKLVNMHESTNDNSLAKENNIWGKDVPLWESAVSKSMVKGGQPLMIPAHVVQTYLVRRPRHVQVLLPSGAVENWMLIWNGKRKSQCHIGYGWYNFATTESFCVGSKIQFWDGDYGIMRVTIDNC from the exons atgaaaaataacaacaataggGCAGTATTCAATTTCAAAGCAAAACTATGGAAAAATAAG GAATACATCATTCTCCCTGCACAAATATATCAGAAATGGAAAGTAGAGTTTGCAGCTCTGTCTCAATTGTACGATAAAAATGGCAATTTTTTTGACTGTTTTGTTCGAAGCGTGGGTTCTGGGAAGGCTAGGCTAGCATCTAACTTCAGAGCCATTCGAGAATTACACCACATCAAAAAAACCATTGATATCAGATTCGACTTTGTGGATGGAATGTATTTGGTTTTGTCACCAACAGGCACAGGTAAACCAAAGATACCGGTTGTCAACCCCAACCCGAAAGGATTCCACAAACTTGTTAATATGCATGAGTCGACCAATGATAATTCATTGgcaaaagaaaacaacatatggGGGAAGGATGTACCATTGTGGGAGTCTGCAGTTTCTAAGTCCATGGTCAAAGGAGGACAACCCCTT ATGATCCCAGCCCATGTTGTGCAAACATATCTCGTGAGAAGACCAAGGCATGTCCAGGTATTGCTACCCAGTGGGGCAGTGGAAAATTGGATGCTAATTTGGAACGGAAAAAGAAAGTCACAATGCCATATCGGATATGGATGGTATAATTTTGCAACCACGGAATCGTTTTGCGTAGGAAGCAAGATTCAATTTTGGGATGGTGATTATGGAATTATGCGTGTTACCATTGACAATTGTTAA